TTGCGGTGAGGGAAGATTGATGTCGGGATGCCACAATctatttttgacaaaatttgaCCATTTGATACTTGTTTCAATTCAGATCATGAAATTGACATTTTTTCTAATTTGAcacttaagctttttttttttaaatctcatttttgtatttgaatttgacagttttttcttaatttggtatctaaattttttattcaatttggtacctaaacttgtcaAATATTATACAAATTACTCTAATATACTAATAATGTTTTTTTATGAGTTAGCAAAAAAATTTAATGTATGACCAACAAGTGGcaggtaacataatttttttttgtattttaaatgttcaattaattttagttttatttattttaatataatgaatttattttattttgggtttttaaaattcCTGTTTTCTTATTTGATATCCAATAGCTCAAAGCGCAATTTTTTaacaccaattttttttatttgacaaTGTTTTTGTTGAATTGAGGACTTTGTGAAAACCATGTTATGCTTTAAGCATGCAGATGTTGTTCCTCCTGAATCATCTCTATAATTAACAATCAAAGTAATATCAATCCCAATCAAAAAAGTGATTTGGTGAAATAAAAGAAACTCTAAATAAATGTAATCATTCTTACAATTAATTCCATCTCATTTGCCGATTATACATTATCTATTTCTATCCCATCATAAAAGATTAACACTACTAGTGTTTTGAAATATAATTTGTataaacttggacaaaaaaaatcttaaatatcaaattaataaaaaaaatatcaagtttaaataccaaattaaataaagaaaaagcttaaatatcaaattagaaaaaacattcaaatttactgacaaaatatatattaagtctttctttttcaatagaatgaaaatttttaaaaagaaaataaggaagaattcaacaaaatattacattaaaatattaaaattattattatatgaagtTAAATCTCATGTCATTGTGCATGTTTAGTTtctcaattatttttctttttcagtcaGCAGAAGCCTCCTCCTTGACATAATTTCTGTCGGAAATCAAAATCTGAAAAAAAAGTCGACGTAATTCCTCTGCAAATTGACCTTAACTATCTCAAAAATATCAAGGGAATCTCCTAATTACATTacgaataataatttttttgttgaacTTTTCATAGTAAATAGTTAATGGACGTCAACAAAGATGAAGAATTTGTTTAAGAAAAAAACGAAAGAAAGAGATTGAAAGTGCAGAGAAAAAAGCAGTATTTGATCTTTTGGAGAAGTAAAAGACAAAACGAATCAAAAACGTCACTGATACTTGTTCTTGCTAATGGAACCtctctttttatctttttttcgCCAACTATGCTCTATTATTGTTGTTCTTGACGTATACCGTTGTTGACTCAtttctttcatcattttcccAATCGcataatcatttttctttttcttttttttccattttgtttCTGCTTTGGGTGTTTTCCAGTTGTTAATCGAACCCCAAAATGACTCCATTTTAGCTTTTAAACAATTTCCATATAAGCTTACTcgccatatttttatatatataaagtgaAAACTGTCTCTCCCTTTGTTTCCTCCGCTCCCTTTACGTTTTTGATCTTGTTTTCAACGTCCGCGCTTCTTTGTCCCTGTTTGTACTACAATAATAACACCCTTTTTTCGATACCCTTTGAttcataattgttttttttttgtgaattttcaatGGCTTCAACAACTAGCCCGGTTCAGTCTTTGATCACGAATTCTCGGTTTTCTTCTCTATACCTGTCCACAAACAAGGTCTTTTTGCCCAGTTGCCAGCTGCTCAAGAATCGGTTTTCACCATTTTCGAGATCCTCATGTCTGGCGTTTTCATCTTTAGGGGACAAAAAGGAAGCTTGGGTTCCTATGGGAATGTTGTCAGCGAAGCCGTTGACATTTACCGGTTGGAATCAAAACATGAGGCGGCGTTGCCAAGTTGAGTTCCCGGTAGTTTCTGCTGCTGCTGCAGATGCTGATAGTGATGGCCTTGAAACTGAGATTTCTGAAGGGTTAGTCACTTGTTTTTGTTGTTTGGTTTCCAAGAAATTCTTTTGGCCGATGACTTATTTTCTTGTTGAGACATAAAACTGCAGCCATGCAAAGCCTTCAAAGAGCTTTGCCGAGAGATTTCCTGCTCTAGTCACTGGTTTCTTCTTCTTTATGTGGTAAGCTATCCTAGAAAATCCATCCTTGTTCTTTGAAAAGCGGAAATTGTATGTATGTGCGTATGTATCTAAATGTAATTAAAATTCAGAAACCAAAATCTGGGATTTGATTAATTTTGAGTTCATACTAGGATGAATGAACCATAATTTTTGCTTTTGCTCCCCATGAATTATCTGGTATTTCATGGTGGGTTCTTGACTGAAAGAGTTAAGCTCCTTCCCCTGCCTCTTATGTCCCAAAGAAATATGATAAAATGCTTCAACAAATTAAAATTGACACCCTTTATATGTGGCTAAAATGGTGCCCTTCGTATTGATTTTCATGGTTCTCTCTCAATCTATGTATGCAGGTACTTTTTAAATGTAATCTTCAACATTCTCAACAAGAAGGTCTACAACTATTTCCCATATCCATAGTATGTATAAATGATGCGAGTTTATTGCAGTTTTTTTACGTTATGTTGTTCGGACTCTTCACTTTTTTCTAAGTATCTGTATTATACACATTTTCGGATATGTGTATGGGGATGTGACCATCCAACTACATGGACAAACTaagaaaaaattgaatgaatCCTCGTCAGATACATATCCATATGACACTCAACTGAGCACGAGTAACATAGCTAATTATATATGGCTTTTCAGAATTGTGAAGAGTTATTTCATATTCTCCCTTCTGCAGTTTTGTTTCAGTTATACATCTGGTAGTTGGAGTGGGTTACTGTCTGGTTTCTTGGTCTGTTGGCCTGCCAAAAAGAGCAGTAAGCTTAGTTTTCTCAGTTCTTTGCTGTTTGATATTAGATTATATGGTTGATTTCCTCTAAAACAAACACAATTTCTTCCTATTTTACCAGCCAATAGATAAGGAGCTCTTGATTGTACTGACTCCAGTATCTTTCTGCCATGCCCTTGGACATGTCATGTCCAATGTATCATTTGCAGCTGTTGCGGTGTCCTTCACTCACACTATTAAAGGTAAAATCCTCTTTGAAAATGGCAAAGACATCAGTTATCAACCTAATTTTTCTTTAGGA
The sequence above is drawn from the Gossypium hirsutum isolate 1008001.06 chromosome A05, Gossypium_hirsutum_v2.1, whole genome shotgun sequence genome and encodes:
- the LOC107960323 gene encoding triose phosphate/phosphate translocator, chloroplastic — its product is MASTTSPVQSLITNSRFSSLYLSTNKVFLPSCQLLKNRFSPFSRSSCLAFSSLGDKKEAWVPMGMLSAKPLTFTGWNQNMRRRCQVEFPVVSAAAADADSDGLETEISEGHAKPSKSFAERFPALVTGFFFFMWYFLNVIFNILNKKVYNYFPYPYFVSVIHLVVGVGYCLVSWSVGLPKRAPIDKELLIVLTPVSFCHALGHVMSNVSFAAVAVSFTHTIKALEPFFNAAASQFVLGHQIPLSLWLSLAPVVIGVSMASLTELSFNWTGFISAMISNIAFTYRSIYSKKAMTGMDSTNVYAYISIIALFFCLPPAIFIEGPQLMQYGFRDAIAKVGLIKFLCDLFWIGMFYHLYNQLATNTLERVAPLTHAVGNVLKRVFVIGFSIVVFGNKISTQTGIGTAIAIAGVAIYSLIKANMEEQKRKAALSAAS